The Aneurinibacillus uraniidurans genome segment GACATAAATTATTATATCATAAATATACTTATTATGCATCATTATCCGGATTTTACACCTTCATTAATGGTAAAAATATGATAAGTTACATAATGAGGTGATACATATGCAAATTTTCCGTCCGTTTAAGTGTTATGATCAATCGGCTCGTTTTTTATGTGATTCCAGACTTAATAAGCAAGTTCTAGAGTGCTATCAAGTTGCTAAATCAATTTTAGTTCATATGACTATAATGGAGGGACGCGGAGGATACTTTAGACATCCCATCACCCAGCATGTATACAACAATGGAAGGCCCTATCTTCCATCACTTTATCAGTTTATGGAGGCTTGCAATCGCGAATGGCTACGTAGAGGGAAGAATCGCGGAAGCGAGTTTGCTGCCAAAATAGAGAATTTACGACTGATTGTTATTAAACACCACGATCAATTTAGCTGGGAGTATCTGCCGCCCTTTTACTGTTATGGTGATGACAGAGTTTATCATGAAGAACAGGTTTATCAATTATATCGAAAATTACTGAAGCAAAAATGGGGGACAGATAAAATCATTCCCAAGTGCAGTATTATTCTCAAGCATACGAATACATAAAGCACCAAAAAGCCCCACCATCACGGCAGGGCTTTTCCTTACCTCTACTTATCTTGTACTTGTCAATCGGTTCTGCTTTACTCAAGAAGGAAAGTCCCACAGCATGCCTCTATCTTACAAATGTAATAAAGTCAAGATTAACCGGTTCAATACCGCCTGCACGAAGTCGTGAATTCATTTGTCCTCGATGATACTGACCGTGTAATGCTACATGAGTTAAAATATCCCGTACAGAATTCGTAAACTCTTTTCCTTTACTATTTGTGTAGGATATTGTTTTATCTAAGTCAGTATTCGCTAAATTAGTTAAAAACGCTGTAAAGCTCTCTTCATTTTGTTTAACAAGTTCTGCACAGACTTCGATATCGACCTCCGACCAGATGGGAAGCTGTGAACTATCCAGTCCTTGTAACCTGGTAATCCATACTTTTTCTGCAAGAAGAATGTGGGAAAAGCACTGCTTCCCCCCCTTCGTTTATTTCATCATACAAAGCAATTCTTTCTTCTATGATAGCTCCTATTCGTGACTCGTACACACAATAATATGTTTGAGCTTATCAGGATTTACGATATAAAAGATTCGCTCTATCTTGTTTGTATTTTGATTCCAAGCAAAACTGAATATTCCAATAGCCTCGTCATTCTTCGTTACAAGAATCCCCGGTTGGTTATTCACTCTCACTGCCAGTGCCTTTTTCCCGGAAAAGAACTTCGTGGCAATGGCATGCAACAATACTAGGACACGTTTTCTACTTGCAATTTGGTTAATAGCTGTCACTACTTTACCTCCTCCATCTGCAACAAGGATTACATCACTTGTAAGGATATCCGAGATTCCTTGAATATCCCCTCTCGATAAAGCTGAAATAAATGTAGTGACTTGTGATTGTTGAGTCTGATATGACATGTCGGTCTCATTAGGAAGTACAGTCATCTTCTTCTTGGCTCGCCCAAACATTTTACGACAATTTGGCTCCGTAATGTGTAACATATCAGCAATCTCACTGTGTTTTAAATGCAATGCCTCTCTTAGAACATAAACGACCCGCTCTGCTGTAGACAGTCTCTCCATGAGAACGACAAATGCATAGTATAATTGCTCATTTTGAACCACTTGTTCTGAGGGTTCTATCTGTGAGCCGTGCACAATCGGTTCTGGCAGCCAAGTACCGACATAGGTTTCTCTCTTTTTCCTGCTTGATTTCACTTCATTTATACAACGATTTATGACCATCTTGCTTATATACGACTTTATACTGGTAATATCAACCTGACTATTCCCGTTTATTTGAAGTCTTACAAATGTATCATGGACAATATCTTCAGCATCTACTAGGGATCCGAGCATTTGGTACGCTATCGAAATCAAGTAAGATTTGTAACTTGTGTATAACTCGTTTAACTCTAAATCATGCTGCTTCACTGTACCCTCCTTATTACGACTACAAGCAATTTTTAAAGCCCTCAGACCAAGAAGGATAGATGGGCTCCCATCCATATTTGTTTCGAGCTTTATTGTTCGAAGCACCGCGCTCACCGCGATTCCTGCCTGCTTGAATAGAAGGTTGAGCTGCTCCGATGGCAGAAGCATAGGCTGGTAACCACAGAGTTCCTGGTGCAGGACTATCATCTACAATATTTACCAGACCAGATGGCCAATCTAGTGCCAACAAAGCCGCTCTTGCTGCGTCTTCAACATGTAGAAAAGAACTTACACCGTTGGTCGCTACAAGTTCCTTCCTACGTACCTGATCGGCCACGATTCCATCTATCGCATACCACGTTCCCGGACCATAAAGAGTCCCATATCGAAGTATGACAGATTCCGGCATTTCGGTCACCTTTTCTTCTAAAGCCGCAATGCCGTCAATCGTCGTTTTTCGAGGCATGGGAGCATGGATGTCCAACGGTACCTCTTCCGCAGCCGGAATATCACCATCTTCATATGCCCAGGAAATGCTTTGGGCAATCATTCGTTTAACTCCCACAGATTTTGCGGCATCTACAAGATTCCTTGTTCCCTCGATTCGTATTCTCGCATTATCAACCGAACTCCCTGTGCTCAATGATGTAAGTTGGTGAATGACTATATCCGGCTGAGATTTTTGCAGTGCAGCGAATACAGCATCCCGATCAAATGCATCTGCTACTACCGGTTTTACACCCATCTTTATTATTTTGTTTACATGTGATTCATCACGAATCATTCCAGATACTTCATGACCTTCTTCCACCAATAAAGGAATTAAAAAACGTCCGATCACACCAGTTGTACCAGCAACAAAAATTTTCATATCAGTACCTCCTCACAAAATACGAGATAGAAATACCTCGGGGTTCATAGTTAAGACAAATTAGACCCCTATTTTGTGACTTAAAATGAAAATTTCAACTGCTCGTACACCTGTGCTGTTAGGTTGCTTAGTCGAATCCCAAACAAACGAATCGGGCGATCCGAAAAATGCAGCTCATACGTCTGCATTGCGATTCGATAAATATCATCCGCTCGATCTGTTGGTACTTCCAGTGTGATGCTGCGAGAAACAGCCTGGCGATAATCGAATTTTACCTCTACCGAGACCGTTGCGGCCCGTTTATGCTGACGCTGTACTTTCTCAGCCAGCTTGTGACTAAACTCACGAGCCGTTTGCTCAATTAACGAGTGTTCCATCGTATCGATCGCAAACGTACGGGAAGAGCCAATACTTTTCTCCCCCTTCTTTCGCTCTGGATTAACTGGGGAAACATGCGCTCCCCATGCTGCCTTATACAAATACTCACCCTTTTTCCCAAACCACTGCTGTAAGTCTTCTACTGGGTGAGCTGCCAATTGTCCGATTGTATGAATTCCTTTCTGATTTAACTTCTCGGCTGTGCTTTTGCCGCAGCCATGCAGCCGCTTGACAGGCTGCGGCCAGAAGTATGCTTGAAACTGACGCTGCCCCATCTCCACAAATCCGCGTGGTTTTTTCACATCGGCACACATTTTCGCAATGAGCTTATTTGGTCCGGCCCCGATACTGCACGGAATGCGCAACTCGGATTCCAGCTTGTGTTGAATATAAGAGGTAACTTCTTTAGGAGAATGACCACGCTCGATGATTTCTGTGATATCTAGGTATGCTTCATCAATAGAAGCCACTTCGCAAGGTGCAATGCGAGCAAGAAAGCGCATGATGGCCTCGGAGTATTGACGATAGAGAGCATGCTCGGGCCGAACAAATACCGCCTTCGGACAACATTTCCACGCATCACGGTACCGCATTGTTGTATACACCCCGTATGCCTTTGCCTCGTAGCTGGCTGCCACCACAATCCCCCTCCGCTTCTGCGGGTCCCCTGCAACTATTATAGGTTTGCCGCGCAACTCTGGCCGCATGCTTTGATGCACAGAAGCAAAGAAAGAGTTCATATCACACAATAAAATCATCACATTCACCTACTTTTTCCATCCACTTTATCTTATCCTCATTATAAGAACATATATTCCTATGCACAATGTTTTTTATTTATTTTATTGAAGAAGAAATAAAGCCTCCCACTCATCCGGGAGGCCTTTAACTGTATACCACTCTTTGCTCGACTTAGTGTATGTTTGGATGCCAACTATTATTACACGTTATTGCTCATTATTTTAGAAACTATGCGTTTTGCAATCCCCTCTAATTCATCAAAAGTTAAAAGGTATTTCATATTTTTTTAACCGGCCTGTAATATACGTTCTTTATTATTTATCTTGTAGCATCAGGATTTACAATGCTAATGCATAGGAGAGGTAATGTACAATGATGGCAGCTAGCAAACTGGATAAGTATATAGAGAAATTGTTGCAACTGGGTATTTTCAAAATTAACGATCATCAACTGTATGAGTGTTCAGAGAAAGAAGTGAAGCAAGCACTGTTTCATGCCTTATTACAAAATAAAAAAATACAAATACAATAAGACAAACCCCACTACCCAAACGGGCGGTGGGGTTTGTCCTGCCTACTACCGATGAGGAACTATGATCAAAAGAACTCTCGGCAGCTTATTAGCATGGCCTTACTCTTTTTATTTCATTTTTTCAACATCAGTTAGAACACCATCTAATTCATCAATGGACTTATTAAGAACCGTTTTATCCAGCTTTTGAGCTTTTGCCCCACCTTGGATAATGCCGAGTGGCTTTTCTACTTTTTCGTAAAGATCAGGATGTTTCTCCTTTACTCCATCTTCGAATTTGCTCCACGATTCTTCCAGCTTTTCAGCACCTTCTTTTACTTTAGCTGCATGATCAGCCTGTACTTGCGTCTTCATATCTGCAAGTGTTTGCTTCATTGCTTTTGCTCCTTCACTAGGAGAGGAAGCTGCCTGTTCAGTAGAAGAGTTTACCGTAGTGGCTGTTTGAGAAGATGCTGCTGGCTGGGTATCTGCTTTCTTTGCTTCTTGTGTACCGCAAGCTGTTAATGTAAGAGATGCTGCGAATACGGCTGGTACGATTACTTTAGATAGTTTCATGTTTCATTTCCCCCTATGATGCTTTGTTTGTTTGTAATTTTTGATTTATTTTACTATCCTTACGCTTATTCCAAATAACAGTAGCAATGGCTGCTGTAAGCAGAATAGCCTGTGGAATGATACTCTCCCACGTAGGATAAATGGCAAAAGACTCAATCGAAGGAAGTCCACTAGCCTGCGTGGCGGGCAATAAACCTGCCAGCTGTAGACCGTGAATGCCCATCCCCAAGAATTTGAAGCACAAATAGAATACGAGAATGCTCGAAACGATGAAAAATGGACGCATCGGAATTTTTAATCCTACCTTGAGAATTAAGTAAGAAAGAATCACAAGACTAAGTAGTCCGATTCCAATCCCGGTTACCAGACTTGTTAAACTAATGGAGGAAGCCATCCCGATATAAAAGAGAACGGTTTCCGTTCCTTCCCGAAATACAGCTAGGAAGGACAAAATAGCAAGGGACATAAGACTTCCCGTAGCAAGTGCTTTTGTGCTTTGGTTCCGGATATATTCCTGCCATTGAGCCGTACTTGATTTGCTGTGGAGCCAATAGCTCATATAAAGGAGCATGACCGCAGCAAACAATCCAGTCCAGCCTGCTATTAAGAAGTTATTATTGCCAAACGTTCCGGCTGAAAACAGCATTTGAACAATAATGCCTAGAATGATACTGACAGCAAAGCCAGCACCCACTCCGTAAAAAATCCACTTCTTCTTATCTTCATGTCCTGCTTTTTTCAAGAAGCCAAGCAGAGCTACTACAACAAGTAAACCTTCCAATCCTTCGCGCAGGAGAATCGTAACAGCATCCACCATGGTATAGCTTGTTTTCGCTCCTAGTGGTGCAAGATAATCCCGCATCGTTTGCAGCGTTTTTTCAGCTTCCGCTTTTTTCGGAGGATTCGATGACAATAGCGCATAAGATGTCACCATATCCTTCTCGGCATCTGCGTACACTTTAGAGGACTGTGTCAATACAATTCCTTCCACATCCAGCCACATGGAGCGAACTTTCTCAACATCCCCTTTTGCGCCTTGAATGTCATTCTTTTTAACCTTAACAATGGCCTGGTCAATTAAAGAAACGAGCCCTGCTATATTCCCTTGATCAGCTTTCGGTGCTTTATCCGCAGATGATTCTGTCGGAAACTGACCTGCGATAAACTTTTCATTTACCTGCTCAAGCTGTTTCAGGTTTGTTAGCAGTGTATTTTTATCGACAGGCTGTTGAGCAAACGCAAATTGCACTTGCCCCATCGCATCTTCAATATCACGATATGCCTGCATGGACTGCTTTTTAATCCCATCTTCTACAGAAAGCCATGTAGAAGAGAAACTGTCTATTTTCTCCTGTGCTGCTTTTATATTTCCGCTCTGCACAGATTGGATCGCCTGTTCGACAAACTGGTTTTCTTTCTTCATGTCGTCCACTGCACTGT includes the following:
- a CDS encoding pyrimidine dimer DNA glycosylase/endonuclease V, which codes for MQIFRPFKCYDQSARFLCDSRLNKQVLECYQVAKSILVHMTIMEGRGGYFRHPITQHVYNNGRPYLPSLYQFMEACNREWLRRGKNRGSEFAAKIENLRLIVIKHHDQFSWEYLPPFYCYGDDRVYHEEQVYQLYRKLLKQKWGTDKIIPKCSIILKHTNT
- the sigJ gene encoding RNA polymerase sigma factor SigJ, translated to MKQHDLELNELYTSYKSYLISIAYQMLGSLVDAEDIVHDTFVRLQINGNSQVDITSIKSYISKMVINRCINEVKSSRKKRETYVGTWLPEPIVHGSQIEPSEQVVQNEQLYYAFVVLMERLSTAERVVYVLREALHLKHSEIADMLHITEPNCRKMFGRAKKKMTVLPNETDMSYQTQQSQVTTFISALSRGDIQGISDILTSDVILVADGGGKVVTAINQIASRKRVLVLLHAIATKFFSGKKALAVRVNNQPGILVTKNDEAIGIFSFAWNQNTNKIERIFYIVNPDKLKHIIVCTSHE
- a CDS encoding NAD-dependent epimerase/dehydratase family protein — encoded protein: MKIFVAGTTGVIGRFLIPLLVEEGHEVSGMIRDESHVNKIIKMGVKPVVADAFDRDAVFAALQKSQPDIVIHQLTSLSTGSSVDNARIRIEGTRNLVDAAKSVGVKRMIAQSISWAYEDGDIPAAEEVPLDIHAPMPRKTTIDGIAALEEKVTEMPESVILRYGTLYGPGTWYAIDGIVADQVRRKELVATNGVSSFLHVEDAARAALLALDWPSGLVNIVDDSPAPGTLWLPAYASAIGAAQPSIQAGRNRGERGASNNKARNKYGWEPIYPSWSEGFKNCL
- the dinB gene encoding DNA polymerase IV, producing the protein MILLCDMNSFFASVHQSMRPELRGKPIIVAGDPQKRRGIVVAASYEAKAYGVYTTMRYRDAWKCCPKAVFVRPEHALYRQYSEAIMRFLARIAPCEVASIDEAYLDITEIIERGHSPKEVTSYIQHKLESELRIPCSIGAGPNKLIAKMCADVKKPRGFVEMGQRQFQAYFWPQPVKRLHGCGKSTAEKLNQKGIHTIGQLAAHPVEDLQQWFGKKGEYLYKAAWGAHVSPVNPERKKGEKSIGSSRTFAIDTMEHSLIEQTAREFSHKLAEKVQRQHKRAATVSVEVKFDYRQAVSRSITLEVPTDRADDIYRIAMQTYELHFSDRPIRLFGIRLSNLTAQVYEQLKFSF
- the fbpA gene encoding Fur-regulated basic protein FbpA, producing MMAASKLDKYIEKLLQLGIFKINDHQLYECSEKEVKQALFHALLQNKKIQIQ
- a CDS encoding FTR1 family iron permease, encoding MKRRIGAGLVILLFLTLILPASIFANSAVDDMKKENQFVEQAIQSVQSGNIKAAQEKIDSFSSTWLSVEDGIKKQSMQAYRDIEDAMGQVQFAFAQQPVDKNTLLTNLKQLEQVNEKFIAGQFPTESSADKAPKADQGNIAGLVSLIDQAIVKVKKNDIQGAKGDVEKVRSMWLDVEGIVLTQSSKVYADAEKDMVTSYALLSSNPPKKAEAEKTLQTMRDYLAPLGAKTSYTMVDAVTILLREGLEGLLVVVALLGFLKKAGHEDKKKWIFYGVGAGFAVSIILGIIVQMLFSAGTFGNNNFLIAGWTGLFAAVMLLYMSYWLHSKSSTAQWQEYIRNQSTKALATGSLMSLAILSFLAVFREGTETVLFYIGMASSISLTSLVTGIGIGLLSLVILSYLILKVGLKIPMRPFFIVSSILVFYLCFKFLGMGIHGLQLAGLLPATQASGLPSIESFAIYPTWESIIPQAILLTAAIATVIWNKRKDSKINQKLQTNKAS